One genomic segment of Bradyrhizobium diazoefficiens includes these proteins:
- a CDS encoding LysR substrate-binding domain-containing protein, with the protein MRRLLFLNGIKAFEAAARTGSFAAAGLELSVSAAAVSRMVHLLEERLGLALFERKANRLVLTQSGRAYQSGLTPIFDALASLTAQVTAPSGVRVLTIGVGHTFAMRWLIPRLSEFRSEEPDIEVRFTTGGASVPFGEDWSCGIKLGSGDWPGLVAEPLFAGDLMPVCVPRLATSLKRPADLKGPTLIRVEHSPEDWPIWLKAANLTRIHPRGPEFQYYGQALQAAADGLGIAMGIRPYIDDDIAAGRLVAPFDLSVPKGMRWYLVYRSFQTEQRDFAAFRRWIMRAAAEPAARPRRLGRAAARS; encoded by the coding sequence TTGCGGCGGCTGCTGTTTCTCAACGGCATCAAGGCATTCGAGGCGGCGGCGCGGACCGGCAGCTTCGCTGCGGCCGGGCTCGAGCTCAGCGTGTCCGCGGCCGCGGTGAGCCGCATGGTGCATCTGCTGGAAGAACGGCTCGGCCTCGCGCTGTTCGAGCGCAAGGCCAACCGGCTGGTACTGACCCAGTCAGGGCGGGCCTATCAGAGCGGGCTGACGCCGATCTTCGATGCGCTGGCAAGCCTCACCGCGCAGGTGACGGCGCCATCCGGCGTCCGCGTTCTCACCATCGGCGTCGGCCACACCTTTGCGATGCGCTGGCTGATCCCGCGGCTGTCGGAGTTTCGCAGCGAGGAGCCCGACATCGAGGTGCGCTTCACCACCGGCGGCGCCTCGGTGCCGTTCGGCGAGGACTGGAGCTGCGGTATCAAGCTCGGCAGCGGCGACTGGCCTGGCCTCGTCGCCGAGCCGCTGTTCGCCGGCGACCTCATGCCGGTCTGCGTGCCCCGGCTCGCCACCTCATTGAAGCGCCCGGCCGATCTCAAGGGCCCGACCCTGATCCGCGTCGAACATTCGCCGGAGGACTGGCCGATCTGGCTGAAAGCGGCGAACCTCACGCGCATCCATCCGCGCGGGCCGGAGTTCCAGTACTACGGCCAAGCGCTCCAGGCCGCCGCCGACGGACTCGGCATCGCCATGGGCATCCGGCCCTATATCGACGACGACATCGCCGCTGGCCGGCTGGTCGCCCCGTTCGATCTCTCGGTGCCCAAGGGCATGCGCTGGTACCTCGTCTATCGCAGCTTTCAGACCGAGCAGCGCGACTTTGCCGCGTTCCGCCGCTGGATCATGCGCGCCGCGGCGGAACCCGCAGCCCGTCCCCGGCGGCTCGGGCGGGCCGCCGCACGAAGCTGA
- a CDS encoding sulfite exporter TauE/SafE family protein → MTPIMIAALGLLMVATAFLSGLFGMAGGLILIGVLLALMPLPAAMVLHAITQMASNGWRAFLWRAHIRWRPVANYMVGAAIALAAWSLTRYVPDKPVALLLLGATPFMARLLPSNIKPDPDRLWQGTVYGTICMGLMLMTGVSGPLLDTFFLGGDFGRREKVATKAMCQLVSHFTKLIYFGGVIDQAASLDPVLAGVAIVASMLGTTLARRILEAMTDQQFVAWSNKLITTIACYYIAYGGWLQLRAPVLAAFAKGGLQ, encoded by the coding sequence GTGACGCCGATCATGATCGCTGCCCTTGGATTGCTGATGGTCGCCACCGCGTTCCTGTCGGGGCTGTTCGGCATGGCGGGCGGGCTGATCTTGATCGGCGTGCTGCTCGCCCTGATGCCGCTGCCGGCGGCGATGGTGCTGCATGCGATCACGCAGATGGCATCGAATGGCTGGCGCGCGTTTTTGTGGCGGGCGCATATCCGCTGGCGGCCGGTCGCGAACTACATGGTCGGCGCGGCGATTGCGCTCGCAGCCTGGTCGCTCACCCGCTACGTGCCGGACAAGCCGGTGGCGCTGCTGCTGCTCGGTGCCACGCCGTTCATGGCGCGGCTGCTGCCGTCAAACATCAAGCCGGATCCCGACCGTCTCTGGCAGGGCACCGTCTACGGCACGATCTGCATGGGCCTGATGCTGATGACCGGCGTCTCCGGCCCGCTGCTCGACACCTTCTTCCTCGGCGGCGATTTCGGCCGGCGCGAGAAGGTCGCGACCAAGGCGATGTGCCAGCTCGTCAGCCACTTCACCAAACTGATCTATTTCGGCGGCGTGATCGACCAGGCCGCGAGCCTCGATCCCGTGCTCGCCGGCGTCGCGATCGTGGCATCCATGCTCGGCACCACGCTGGCGCGGCGCATTCTGGAGGCCATGACCGACCAGCAATTCGTCGCATGGTCGAACAAGCTGATCACCACCATCGCCTGTTACTACATCGCCTATGGCGGCTGGCTCCAGCTCCGCGCGCCGGTGCTGGCCGCCTTCGCCAAGGGGGGCTTGCAATGA
- a CDS encoding glutathione S-transferase family protein, with protein MSLKLYELVGTDASRPFSPYCWRTRMALAHKGLAAEPLPWRFTEKSAIAPHGSEKVPVLLHHDKPVVDSWTIANYLEDHFPDRPSLFGGEGGRAMARMINAWGDIAIVGGIFPLIVADIPNHLAEADAVYFRASREARFGGKSLEEVMAGRDSAVTGFRKSLEVMRQTLKKQPFIGGHAPNYADYIVFGGFQWARVTSPFKLLEADDPVYAWREKLLDAFDGMARKSPGHPV; from the coding sequence ATGTCGCTCAAACTCTACGAACTCGTCGGCACCGACGCCTCGCGCCCGTTCAGCCCGTATTGCTGGCGCACGCGGATGGCGCTGGCGCACAAGGGGCTCGCGGCGGAACCGCTGCCCTGGCGCTTCACCGAGAAAAGCGCGATCGCGCCGCACGGCTCGGAGAAGGTCCCGGTGCTGCTGCATCACGACAAGCCAGTGGTCGATTCCTGGACGATCGCGAATTATCTCGAAGACCATTTCCCGGATCGTCCGTCGCTGTTCGGCGGCGAGGGCGGCCGTGCCATGGCGCGCATGATCAATGCGTGGGGCGACATCGCCATCGTCGGCGGTATCTTTCCGCTGATCGTCGCCGATATCCCGAACCATCTGGCTGAGGCTGACGCCGTCTATTTCCGCGCCTCGCGCGAGGCGCGCTTCGGCGGCAAGAGTCTGGAAGAGGTGATGGCAGGCCGCGATAGCGCCGTGACCGGCTTCCGTAAGTCGCTGGAGGTGATGCGGCAGACCCTGAAGAAGCAGCCGTTCATCGGCGGCCACGCGCCGAACTACGCCGACTACATCGTGTTCGGCGGTTTCCAATGGGCGCGGGTGACGAGCCCGTTCAAGCTGCTGGAGGCGGATGATCCCGTCTACGCCTGGCGCGAAAAGCTGCTCGACGCGTTCGACGGCATGGCGCGCAAGTCGCCGGGACATCCGGTATAA
- a CDS encoding cysteine-rich CWC family protein, giving the protein MTSWKESQAPEPRRLACSRCGAEFGCDLSGKCWCAEEAAKLPMPAKGEDCLCRACLREAAEAARSRDGAQA; this is encoded by the coding sequence ATGACAAGTTGGAAAGAATCCCAAGCGCCGGAGCCGCGCCGCCTCGCCTGCTCCCGCTGCGGCGCCGAGTTCGGCTGCGACCTGTCAGGCAAGTGCTGGTGCGCGGAGGAGGCAGCAAAGCTGCCGATGCCGGCCAAGGGCGAGGATTGTCTATGCCGGGCGTGCTTGCGCGAGGCGGCGGAAGCTGCACGTAGCCGGGATGGAGCGCAAGCGTAA